TAACATTGCAGGTACAAACCGAAAACGATTGGCAGCATCTGAGCCTAAATTAGTACAAAGTCTCGTTCAGCTCATGGATAGTCAAAGTTTGAAGGTACAATGtcaagctgctttggcacTTCGAAACCTTGCTAGTGATGGTGCGTTAGCTTACATCTACTCCCATGCTATCTTGAAGCTAATTGAACGATTTACATGAACAGAAAAATACCAACTCGAAATCGTCAAATTCGATGGACTCAAACCACTCCTTCGGCTACTTCACTCCTCCTACCTTCCCTTGATCCTTTCAGCCGCCGCGTGTGTCCGGAACGTTTCCATTCACCCAGCCAACGAATCGCCAATAATTGACTCAGGCTTCTTACAACCCTTAATCGAGTTGTTATCattcgatgagaatgaggaagtACAATGTCATGCAATCTCAACTCTGCGAAACTTGGCTGCTTCAAGTGAAAGGAACAAGGGCGCGATTGTGGAAGCTGGTGCAGtagagaggatcaaggaattGGTGTTGACGGTGCCATTGGCGGTTCAAAGTGAAATGACAGCCTGTGTTGCTGTTCTGGCTCTTAGTGGTGAGTCTGATCATATATGAAATATCGCGCTAGAAACACTAGCTAACCATTTAACCCTTTATAGACGATCTCAAACCTCAGTTGCTTGAGATGGGTATCTGCGAAgtcctcatccctctcaccaATTCCTCCAGCGTGGAAGTTCAAGGTAACTCCGCTGCAGCACTGGGTAACCTGTCctccaaaggtgagttggccAATCATGATTGCAATCAAGACAACAGCTGACGCCATTGATGCAGCCGCTGAGGACTATGCACCGTTCAATGCCGTATGGAACAAACCCGATGGAGGTTTACATGCGTACTTGGTCAGATTCTTGAGTAGCGCCGATATAACTTTCCAACATATCGCTGTATGGGTGAGTACGACTTGGTTACCTTTCAATGAAGCCATCCTGTACTGACATCTCCCTTTTCCCAGACTATTGTCCAGCTTCTTGAAGCGGAAGATGACCAATTAACCAACAACATCCGATCCTCACCTATCCTCATGTCTTCTATCCGACAACTCGCAGCTTCGCCACCACCTTCACGGGGAGGTCGAGGAATCAACGAGGTCTCTCAAGGAtcagagggagaagaggattacgaagatgatggactggatggtgaaggtgaaggtgaaattGCTACTCTTGCACGAAGGATCTTGGATCTGACCGAAGATGGAGCGAGGGATATCAACGATGGATCTCATTtctcgactcaccatcaaggTGAGAATTCGACGTCGGGAGTAGCGGGTAGTTTAGGTAGTGAACATGCTGCGTTGAGAGCTAGTGTGCATAGGGCCTTGAGTGGAGGTCAttgaaaaaggaaaaggaaaatcTCTCAACGGATGGACTTCCATTCAAAGATAAATGCGAAGATTCGCTAGTCAAGTGGGCCACGATGAGATTAGGGATTGGGACGACATGATCCTCAACTGAACCAAAAGTATCATCAACAGTGATGGGATCGACGACTGAATGATTCCTTATTCAAgtatttttttttttcaaGTGTATCATGTATTTGTAATCTACCCTTTCCAAAAACGTATTACCATACATAGTACAGTACGAGTGAAGTATCACCTAACATTATTCCACCAATATGTACGATTTTTCGCAAATGACTTATACCCAAAATGCGAGCGACAAAGACACATCCGATAAGGTGGTCGTAAATACGTGCGTGATCAGAATATATTGAAGATGTGTATGACTGAAgtgaatttggatttgacGTTTTCTCATTTTATGATGATTTAATTATCATTATGCATTTGATGCAAACCAGGTTTAAAGCAGCCCCCCGGCAAAAGATACGGATGTTAAGGGCTCAGAAATCCCTTCTATGGTGGAAGAACTTGTTTAGGGTTGGAACTGGTTGAGGTTGGTGGCTTATCATGGGATATTCATAAGTACATTTATCATAGCAGAATGACATCCGTCTGTTTCCTCGTATATGCACCGAGGTTCGACTCAATACTCAAGCGATTGTCAATTGACGCTCTCGTAATGCTGAATGTGGCAGGAAGGGCTCAATGGCTGAGAGATCGTAAGTATCGAGTTCATCCTCGTGGTACTCCTTCCTGAGGACGCTCAAAGCATATTCCAGAGGATCTTGATTTCGCATAGGTTCCGATACGGTTGGTCCAGGATCTGAACTCCCGGTCGCAGCGCATGCTCTAGCTTTTGACTTATCAGCGACAGATTGGATATTCTTATTGATCAAAAGGTCTTCTCCCTCTGCAAGTAGCTCAGAGGGTTGTAGTTGACCTCGGCACGCTGAAGGTGTATTTCCCCATAATAACTTTCCATCTGACATCGATTCATCGACAGCCAATGGGTTTTGTGGGAAGTGCTTGAGATGATTCTCCGATCCTTAGCCATCCAACAAAAAACAGATTCGTTTCGCCTTATACCTTGACTTGCTCTTCGATCAAACCTTCCCCGACTTCCTTCTGATATTCAGGCGGTACTTGTTGGCATAAGCTGGTGGGCTCGAAGACAGTTACTTGATGGACAGTGCGCATTACTGCTCGAAGAGATCCCCGAGCCTCCTTCCGTTTGATAAATATCGGCAGAGCCTCTGTCGCACCGAAACTACGGGCAGAAAAGGTGGCCAATTGGAATGATTTCACGACATCTCGTGCTCTTCGGGCTTCAGACATGGCTCTGAGCACTTGGTAATAGTCCCTGGCGAGTTTGGGATGCCTTTCCCTGGCCTCCGTGAGAGACCTTTCGAGTCGATCTACATCCTGATTGGACAACTTATCGATGTCTTGAGGATGTGAGATCTATACACTGAGAATCGCTGCCACGGCGGAGTAATCGTCTTCGATTATGGCGGATGTCATTGGACTGCCATAAAGCAGCATCTGTTAATGTGGCTCAGTCAGCTATATGCTCACAGGGCCTTGTTCCGCTCCCTCGGAGCGATCATACATGAATGCAAGCGTGAGACTATGAGGATTGTGAATCTCTCTACCCCAATGACAGTGAGCATCAGCTCTGCAGAACCGATAAACATAAGCTGACAGACtcaatcatcgtcatttATCATTTCCCCATAGGTCCTGGTAGAGCTGCATTTGGTCTTACCATACTCATCAAGGAAGTTTATGTTGTTCATTTCCAATTTTCTCCTTGTCTCCTCTGACCGGTCGAAGGCGTTTGAGTAGGGGTACAGATCTGAAAATTGCTTCAGAACACCTCCGCGACTGAGACTTTCGGGGTACGAGCTATTCTCGAGTGATACTTGAGGACATAACTTTTAGTAGATAATGAATGACTTTTAGATGAATCAGTATTATATAAAGTGAAAGTCCTCTCCCTAAGTATGTGGGTAATGAATTATCATTTTTACTGAGAGCGTGGGCAAATCATGCAGACTGATATACCTAacagcttcagcttccatAGGCTCCTAACATGAACATGACTGTCCTTTGAGATCCCAGAAGCCCGTATCTTGTTTTGAAGACACTTCGCAAACCGAAGATTCATGCAACGTCATTTCGCTTGAACATAAGCGACTGTGTGGCTGGCCTGTGGTGGTGCTTCTTCAGGCTCTTCATGGAGGAGATCCTCGGGGAGGATGTGTTTTGGTGAGGATCTTAGAAGACAATCACATCGTTCAAAAGCATCAACAAGGCCCAGACCGACATTTAGCAAGACGATGTAGTTctactgtactgtactgtaccTGGTGCAAAATATGCGACATCGTGGAAAAAAATCGCGATTGGTCGGTTGAAATCAGCGTCGATTTATCATGTGTTGCGAGTGAGACGGCCGCAGTTGAAGAGATTAGTCATTGCAACAGTTCATAAAATGACCATTATGAAGGCTTAGATATGTCGCTCTGGCAGAATGATCGTGTACAGCACAGCGTCGTAGAATGACTCGCCGTATATACATAAAATAGCCCGAGCATGCTATATTGAATGAATATGTACGGAAAAAGTGTGCTAGAACCGTAAAAGCGAGGGAAGATTATCCAGCTACATCAAAAGGTCAATGACTGAATCTCTCCTTGTATTCAGCGAGAGCTGGGGCTGGGAGCATATCGACTATTTGCTGTTCAGTGAGGTCCGCTATGTTTTGTCCTCCTTCTTGTCTGATCTGGTTTATAGCGTAATCAAAATATGACTGCTCTGCATAAGTTTCAGCGTGAGTGGCGGAATTGTTCCCTGCCTGACGGGCTTCTTCCAGTATTTTTGAGCCAAAGCCTGCTAGGATGGTGTTTACCTTCCGCTTTAGACCAGGATACTCCGCGATGCACTGCGAGTATTCCAACGCATCCAGACTGGCTTtattcttctccacctgGGTCCGCGCGACGTCATCGAAGAACGACTGAACGtctcgatcatctacagTGAGAAACTCACTGGGTCTAGGCCATATTCTATCTGAACTCTTGGTATATTTTGTGGTAGCGGTCAACGTGGCATTCACTTCGTCCATGTAATCGTCAGACATCATATCTGCCACTCTGTTTGCTGGCAAGTTCTTGCCAGTCGCCGCTTGAGCGAGGACGAGGTTGAAAGTCCACTCCCCAAACCGCTTGTCACGCTCGCTGTTTTGGTAAAAGTCTTGAGCGGCGGAAGAAAAGCCGCGCTGGATCAGTGAAGAGCAGGATGAGTACTTAGCACTAGCATCTGAGAATTAAACAAccatgtcactcacctcagcGAAATATGACATGATCGCATCAGGGTCCCTTTGAGCATCACTTCGTAAGACTGTATCTTCAAGTTTTTTGAGCCCAttcttgatgatttcgaagTCAGGACCGAGATACTCGGGAGTCACTGAGAATGCGGAGATAGTACCAGCACGTTGACTTGCATTAAGCTTGCTCTTAAGTCTCTGGCGGACATTTCTGTCTGGAATGAACGAAGGGATCCCCGGTAGCTCCTTGAGCATGGGAGATTGCTCCAAGCTCAAGTTGAAGCTACCCGTCTCTTCTTGGCTGTGCATAGCAGCGGTAATGGCAGTCTTGGCTTTGTCAAAATTTCTACTCACGGTTCCATGGCGGTTACCTGCTCTGTCACAACCGGAGATAAGAGCGGTGGCACTCTCCTTGGTCAGTCTCTGTAGAGGTCGCTCCGTCGTACTGTTGGGATCGTTGGGACCTTGGCTCAGTGCTTGCATAAGGAGTATCGTACGGAGCGCATCACGGTCTTTTACAGTAGAGGCACTTGTGAGTGCTGGTCCATGTACCCTGAATCGTTGGTCTGCAGTGTTGCCGTTGGAGTCGTGAGTCTGACCAGTGAGAAGGACAGACAAGCTACCATCTTGGTGAAATTGGTCGACAATGAAATAGGCTCTTCCCGGTGCTGTGATCTGCCTGTTTAATGTGACAAGGAATGATAAGCCAAAGTGGATCTCCTTGATCATGGACCAAGCTAACAGCCAGCCATGGTGACACAGGACAAATCGAATCAAAAAGACTATGAAGTTGACTTACTCGACCTCAGAAATGATAGTTCCCAAAGTTCGTCTACCGATCTTTGTGTCACCATGTTGATTGAGAAAGCGTTTCATAGCTCTTGATTCACTTCCAGTGCTTCTGCCATCATGATAAGGGATCGCATTGTATAGCTCAGCGATAGGGACTGTAGGAACCTCGCTTCTTCCAGATGACTCTGCCATTATTATCTATGTCCAATTTTGCGCGACGACGATAAATATGACTAAAGTTATACAAACGGACTGTTGCAAATGTGAGTAGGCCTCGAGCGACGACGAAGGTAGCTTTTATAGCCGTGGGCTTACAACCTAGAGTCATTCTTGAGTCAGCGGGCTTCGAGTTGGGATAAAGGATGTAAGTACGAGATTTTCGAAGCAGACCAAGCCTCGCTTAGCGGCACAAAAGAAAGTAAAGCGAGCAAAGTCACTTCGAGTACCTGGACTACACGTACAGAGCGTGATCATAAGCCCGCCCACCGATGCTTGCTACGAAACACATCCGGTCAATGTACAAAGACGCTCTGACAAGTTTTGTTCGATCTCGTCCCTTTGATACTGGGTGGAGGAACCTCGGGTAAGTGCCACAGCCACGAATGAACATTTCTCGTGAATGACTTCATATCTCACCGTGAACGACGGAATATAACTAACAGagcatgatcatcaacaacctctctctTGTCTTCCTGCCTTCGTCCTTTGACAAAATACGATGACACCGCCTTCAGCATTCTTCCCCACCCTGCTCACCTTTCATATATTTCCCTTTCATGCACCTATAACCCTGTACGTCCTCGACGCCCCTTTCGGAAGGTTCGCAAGTAAGACTTCGAACTTGAATGTGAATGGTACGTTTGGTTTAGGTCTGAAACGATCTGGTTAGATCATGCTTCCGATGCTGTGCATATGCTGAGCTACTGGTGTGCTTAGGTAACATAGCTTGGGCAGTGGCTGAGCTGGTCTCGGTAAGTTTAAGCTCTTGCAaaaacaagatgaagaggagcTACTCATCCCGATTGATCGACGTCAAATAGCCATTGACTTTCGCAACGACTTTACTCGTCAATCCACACCCCACATTGAATCATCCGGCAAGAGTCCTCGCAGTGAGTATCACAACTAGGCTTGGCATTGCACAACAAGCTCATTGACGAGATGGTGATCGTAGGGATTATATTTCGCTCATTATGCTCATCGAGCAATCATCTCTCCCTTGGTACTTTCCCCTAAAAGGTCACCGTTGCATGTACTGGTAGCCTTAGCGATGGGTCTGTTCAACCTATGGTAGGTTTTTTCACAATACTCTGGACCTTTCATGGTGTATTGACTGATATGGTGTGATAGTAATGGCTATCTGATCGCTATGGGCCTGGCGTTCTATCCACCTCAGGCAGAAATCGATTGGAAGTTCTGGGCAACAGTTGGAGGATGGGCTATAGGGTTTATGGGGAATGGTGAGTACCTTTAAAGGATTAACACTTCCCGCTTGAACCTGGTGTCATTAAAGTGGGAAGTGCAACCCTCGTAGAAGGTCTATCATTCCTCTGACATCAGCTGATTCCTCCCAAACGATCTCTAGTATATCACGATGAAGTGCTTAACGACCTTCGACGACCTCCATCCGAGCGACTAGTGATATCCCATCTACCTGAAGATGACGATCCAAAATCAGGTAGATACAAAGTACCTAGAGGAGGTTTATATAAATACGTTTCATTCCCAAATTATCTGTGTGAATGGTAAGTGGGTTCCTGTCATTCTGTGTTGAACGGGTTTGAACCAGTCTAAGCCGATAGACTCGTATATCATGTGTGTACCTAGGCTCGAATGGACATGTTTCGCTCTTGCAGCCACGTCCTCTTCCACAGTCCTGCtcccacttcctcctctatcGACTCTCCGACTCCAAGCGGGCTTACGAGGTAGTATAGTCAAATTAATAGCTAAAACATGGTGGCCaccttatcttcttcatcccacttGGATGTTCGTCCTCGCAGAGATCACCTCGATGTTACCTAGAGCATTAAGGGGTCATGGGTGGTATGAAGAGAAATTTGATAATTATCCAAAAGAGAGGAAAGCCGTTATCCCTGGGATTTTATGAATCACGTACCATGTGTCATCGTAAGGTGGAAATGTAATATAGCATATAATGATTGGGATTACAGTACAATGCATTGGTACGAAGTACATGTTTAATTACATCTCTACATCTCTACGATGACTGGTgcatattcaccttcttctgactcttcatcgtcatcgttaTTCTGACCTACGCGATCTATCGACAAGTCGCCGATTTCCCATCCCCATGGCTTACCAGCTCCCTTCAACTTGGTCCAAGAAGATCCTATCTTTTCCCTCGCATTCTCATCCCACTTGTCCGAATCCTTGGATATTGATATCGCTACGCTCAGATTCTTCCGCATAgaatcaatttgatcaagGTAGAAGACATCCAACTCAGGTAACTCGGTATCGAACGTACCCTCCGGTATAGCTTGTATCTGACTTGCTAGCGTATCAACGAGCGATACAAACGTTTCTTGTACTTTCTTTTGggaagcagatgatgataaatatTCTGAAGGATTGGAGAGAAAAGCTGTTGATTGACAGAGTAAAGTGAGGATTCGTTTGTACACTAGTAAAGCAGAGTATGAAGAAAGGTATAGGAGGAGGATAAAGGAGAGTTGGAGTTGTGAGATGAGTTTGATTGGATCTAGAATGAAAAAGATCAGCCATGAATATGGTATGATAGACAATCATATTCGAAACGTATATCTCAAGATAGTTgttgatgactcacctcctcctaAATGTTTCTCGACGACATTCCCCAACAACCAACTCTTATCTATAGAGTATCTCGttacttcttcacctatcgCACCATCTCTCCAGCTTTTCTTCAAGTTGAATCTAACAAAATTCAACTTATCACCATTTTCACCTGTATTATTTTCATTCTCTTTATTGGTGATTCCTTTCCTACGATCTATCGAATCgtcctcttcaccttctactTCTATCAACCCATTGATCACCCTGTTGTTCCGTCCTATCATTTGTATGATCGTCTCTTCGGTTATATGTGAAGTGAGGGATTTCCAACGCTCGAGATGATCAAATGGGTAAGGAGCCATCTCCCCATCGAGGGATTTCAACCTGTCGTCCGAGATTACCACATATTGTTGTATCTCGGTATGTTCAGATTGAGGATCATATCGTATGACGAACCGTTCTTTCGGTTTAGTATACCTTATGAGACCAGATCGAATGGGTATACCCGCAGGACCCGCAGgattggtggaagaagaagaagaagaagagggtgacCAAGCGATTAGGTGTATACCTGGTGGGAGGAACTTGATACCACTGAATTTACGTATAATGTTGATACTGTTCTTTCAACTATATCATCAGTATGTTCAGCTTGACCTCATGTAGACGAGACAGGAGTGTGATGTATTGTTTGAACTTACCTCCCATCGATACCAAATTCACTACCTTCTGATAATCCATCAAACACCAGAAATCCACCTGCTGACCATAATGCTTGAGCTTGTTCCGATGTGAGCTGattcatgttgatgagatgttaTCTTAATAAATAGGTATGAATGAGTGCCCAAACAAGTATACATACAACCGTACAATGATGCAAGTAATCGAAATTTCCAGTTGACAGTCAGTCATTCAATTCAGACTTACTTGTTCCTCCACTTTCACCCCCGATCATCTCACTTTGcaacgaatgatgatggaacCAAGTGAATCATTCCGTGTAAGCCGGCATTATGTCGCAATATCATATGCATCCCATTATATCATCGTACCCACACCTATACCTGAGACCAAAGAAACCCAACGCTATAtgtcagagaaagagatacCATCTGAGATCTACCTCCCCAGGACAGACCTAATGACAGTGTTATTCCCTTCCCTTACAACACAGTGAGGGTGATCAATTATAGGAGAAGATATGGTaattggtagatgatagGAAGTACATTGTTTGTGTATTCAAAGTGAGAATTCTATGAGGCTTTGAGATATTCATTATCTGAGCTTCCTATTcggaaagagaaagagaagaattaGAAATAGGAAGTAGAAAGgaatatcatatatcagaGATGTGAAAACGTGAAGAACCAAATTAAATAGGAGAAATAACGGATATAATGAGAAACCCAAAGATCTTATGCGGTATACATTTTGGTCTATACCATTATGAGTTCAAGATGTATTGAAGAGAGAACATGCTATGATGCGTCGAATCTAGAATTTTGACCCGATTTGCGTGAAAAGATATTGTCTATGCCGGTTATTGGAgatcgagaaggaagaaaagcGATTCGAGGAGTCTAGGTGATTTACTGTCGATCAAGCCGATGCTTCCTCCTCTGCTACTTGAGCAAGAGCCTTTTCGAATTTCTGCTTAGGCGTTATCTTCGGTTCTCCATAGACGTCAATCTTATCTCCCAAAGCGCTGATCTCTTCAGGCGACAATGATAGAGGTCGTATTAGGAATCCAATCGCCTTGTAGGCCGAAGGGAAATCTaacgaatcatcatctagcGAAGGCATTCTAGCCTCGACACTGAGAAATGAGTTAGAATGGTCAGCACAAGCGTATTCTGACACACGTAAGCTCGTTAACTCACGCAGTCCTCAACACATCAGTCGTAACGACATTagcttccaaagcagctttCCATCCCTTAGCCACGACCTTGGCGTCCTTCTCTTTTGCAATCCTAAAGACATCTTCCAACAACCTCTCAGCCAAGAGGTGTCTTCGGATCTCAGGTAACGTCCTGAAGTATTCGGCGATATCCTCTGGATCCCTCGAAcctccttgatctttctcACCCCACAATTCCTTCATGTCAGAAGCGATCTTGGTCTTGGCACCAGCCTCGGTCAATTCCTTAGGAGCGGCAGGTTCAGCAGGagtctcttcttcctcttcctcttcttcttcctcatcaccctcgccctcaccttcaccttcaccaggTAGAGGTTTCGTTCGAGGAGCTAACTGAAGTTTCTTTCTCTGAGGAGCATTGTCACCGGCATCAGcactacctcttctacccTCAGCAGGAGAAGGTTCGGTAGCGTCGTTAAGAGCGGAGAACATGTTGGCGGAGGAAGGTTGTCGGGAGAGTGGAGGAGTGACAGTACCAGCAGCACCGGCTTTACCCTTTCGGGCGAACACACTCGAAGGTCCGAAAGTAGGTGCAGAGGGCATACCGGTGGAAGAAATATTTCGACCAATGTTGGAGAAGTCCGCTGGTCGACCGAGTCCTGCTCGAGGGTTGGCAGAAACAGATTGCCATTCTCCTGGCTGAGGTCCATCCCGTGATCGACCGGCTCTTGATCCACCTCGAGAGATCGATCCCTGAGATacttgagcagcagcagcagctttctcttccGCAGCTTGTTGGTGGATCTCGGCGATGGTCATGACTCCCGCTTGCTTGTTTCTCGACTTCCATTTGGCCTTTCTCAAATCCATGATGTCCTAGCGTACACATAAATTATGTTAGCTCAGCAAGTtttggaaagagagatatgaaAACTCACCATAACCATAAACTTGATTCGCGAGGAGATCGATTCACTGTTAACAACTTGGTTTAATCTCTCGAACACAGTGTTCATATTATCAGGAGCAGCTTCGTCATAAGCTTCACCAATGGTTGAGAGAAGTTTACAGG
The nucleotide sequence above comes from Kwoniella europaea PYCC6329 chromosome 1, complete sequence. Encoded proteins:
- a CDS encoding vacuolar protein 8, which codes for MGGVSSCCGPRRKNNYEPLLLENEREAVADLLQYLENRSTTNFFSGSPLAALTTLSFSDNVDLQRSAALAFAEITEKEVREVGRDTLDPVLYLLTSHDHEVQRAASAALGNLAVNAENKLLIVSLGGLEPLIRQMLSSNVEVQCNAVGCITNLATHDENKTQIAKSGALIPLTRLAKSKDMRVQRNATGALLNMTHSDENRQQLVAAGAIPVLVSLLNSPDTDVQYYCTTALSNIAVDGTNRKRLAASEPKLVQSLVQLMDSQSLKVQCQAALALRNLASDEKYQLEIVKFDGLKPLLRLLHSSYLPLILSAAACVRNVSIHPANESPIIDSGFLQPLIELLSFDENEEVQCHAISTLRNLAASSERNKGAIVEAGAVERIKELVLTVPLAVQSEMTACVAVLALSDDLKPQLLEMGICEVLIPLTNSSSVEVQGNSAAALGNLSSKAAEDYAPFNAVWNKPDGGLHAYLVRFLSSADITFQHIAVWTIVQLLEAEDDQLTNNIRSSPILMSSIRQLAASPPPSRGGRGINEVSQGSEGEEDYEDDGLDGEGEGEIATLARRILDLTEDGARDINDGSHFSTHHQGENSTSGVAGSLGSEHAALRASVHRALSGGH